The Flavipsychrobacter sp. genome contains the following window.
TCACACACATCGGGAGAGCGCACCCAATATTTACCTTCAGTATTTACTATAAATGAATCTTGCGTGCTACCATCTTGCCATTCATAAGCACTTCGTCCTGCCCTACCATATAATACTATTGGCTGCTCTAAACAAATACTTGTATCCCTGCTGGTTATCAAAACATCATCGCCTGAGATTGAATGCACAACTGCTTGTGGCAAGCCCAAATTGGTAGTAGTAGTAGCACTAATAGGAATAGCGGCAGCAGTATAAACACATCCCGGTGCCAAAGTATTAGCATTAGATATCCTTCCGAGACCTGCGCTACCTACAATAGCTGCATAAATATTACTATCGGGAGCCAATTGTAATGCACCAAGCGTTCCTGTTGAAGGCACTACGGCTTTTTTAGACGCTTTTATAGCACTGGGCGAACTTTGTGTAAGATCATATTGATAAATAGTACGTGAAGAATACCCTGACACATATAACCGTAAACTATTAGGCGAAAACTCGCAACCATAAAACTCTGATCCAGCACGTGTATCTATTATCTGCCCATTGGTCAGCTGACCTGTTTGAGGACTAAAATCATGAAGCGCTAAAAAGCTACTAGGAGTCCCGTTCCAAGATGCGATACCCAACTTTTTTCTATCTGGAGAAACCTTCATCGTCACAATACCCAATGTCCTTTCAGTATAGGTAGTAGTAGAAATAACAGGAACAGTATTAATGCCAGCACTGGTAATCTTATATGCATAATGGTCAGCAGAACCTCTTTTATAAGTAATCAACCAATAACTGCCACACCCTTCGGTTATTACCATTGCCTCCGCAAAACCACTATCTATGGGAATATATTTTTGCCCAGCTACTACATCTCCCAACCCACCATCAAGTGTCATATCTACAACAGAGTAAGACAGCCTACCATTAGTACCCATTGCACCTAGCGTAAAGACATAATATTTATTTGTATCATTCACAAATGGTGCAATGTGTACCCCTTGAGCACAAGTACCAGCATTATCAACACCCACACCTGTACCATTAGGCATTATAGCAAAGTTCTTATTATACACATTAGCAGTGCTTGCATAAAAAATCAATGTGCCAGTAGTTCTATCACTAATAGCTGCCACGCCTTCATTAGTAATAATATTAGAGACAAAACTTGAAGGTGGTGAAGTATTAAAAGATACTCCTGCATTTCGCCCAAAGCACCAATTATTATTTTGCTTTTGCGCAGTAGCAACAGTGCTAAAAAGCAGTATTGTGAACAGTAATATTAAGCGCATCTATTTATCTTTTCGAAATAAAGTTATCTACAAAACCATTTACTGCCATGCATTTCAACTCTTTTCAACTTACCTTCGACTAGTAGTTAATAAAATGAAAGAGTTTATTACCTCACCAGTATCAGGTTATCTTTCCATATTTGGTCTTTGCCATGATACTTGTACTTAATGTAGTAGTAATAGGTATCTACAACTGCAGGTTCGCCTTTATGTGTACCATCCCACCCTGCTTTTATATCATTACTGGCAAACACCTCTTCGCCCCAACGATTGAAGATGTGCAACTCGTATTCTGTAACATAAGCCAAGTCGCCTAAGAAACGTGCAATATCATTCTTACCATCTCCATTGGGTGTAAAGGCATCAGGGAAGAACAAACGACAGTTGCGCACCGTTACCGTCACCGTGTCTCTTATTGTTTGGCAGTGGTTAGATACGGTTACATAATATACACCCGCTTCCTTCACTCTGAATTTTCTATCCGTGCTACCGTCTTGCCATAGGTACACATCTGTTTGTTCAGAGGTAGCTATCTCTGGCAACAGAATAGGTTCATCAGCACATATCTCTCTATTTGGTCCCAGCTCTATACTGATGCGTGGGAAATTTTCTACATACACATCACCATAGCCGATGCAGCCATCAAAATTAGCTTCCAGCCTGTAGCGTCCTGCAGCGGAAGCTTTAGTTGTTAGTGTAGTATCCTCTGTATTCCATTTTAGCTTGGCTACAGATGGGTTTACCGTTGCCGACAGCAAGAGCGTATCTCCATAACATATGGTCGTATCTGCTTGCAGTACATTCACTTGTACCGCCAATGCCTCTACATTAAAACTATCAATGGTCACATCACATATTTCGGTAGTGGTCACAAAATAATTGCCTGTTTGCGTGATGGTGAGTTTATTATCCGTACTACCGGTATTCCATAAGTAGGTAGCATTGGCAACATTTTTACTAGGGCGTATCTCTATAGAACTACGATTACACATCATTGTATCTATAGTCGTGCTTACCGTATCTCTTTTGTTCTTTACTATTACCGTATCGGTAAAGAAACCACATGTATCGGGAGAGCGCACCCAATAAGTACCTTCTGCACTTACAGAAAGAGTATTACCAGTACTACCATCTTGCCATTCATAACTCGTTTGTCCGCTGCGGCCATACAATACTATCGGTTGTTTCAGGCAAACTAAGGTATCTCTTGAGGTAATAAAATTGCCTACCCCTCCCGAGCCAATAGGGTGCACTACCGCCTGAGGTAAACCCAGCGTAACTGCTGTGCCCGTAATTGCAGTTACCACATTAGCGGTATAGACACAGTTGGGCACTACACCATTGGGGTTGCTTATGCGTGCTAAAGAAGATGTTCTTGTAGCTGCATATATATTACTATCAGGCCCTATTTGTAGTGTACCTACATTTACATTTCCACCACTATTTACCGTTTGCTTGGAGGCAGCAATAGCAGCTGTGGTAGCCTGAGACAGATCGTACTGATAAATATTGCGATCGCCAAAGGCGGCTACGTAAAGCAATTTGCTATTGGGCGAAAACTCACAGCTATAAAAACCGGCAGGGTTGCCCGAATCTATCACCCTACCATTGGTTACCGTTCCCGTTACGGGATTAAAATCGTGAATACCAACATAAGTACCAGGTGTACCATGATAGGATACAATTCCTAACGTAGTTCTGTCGGGCGATACCTTCATCGTAGCCAAGCCCGCCGTGCGATAAGCATAAGCTGTATTGGAAATAACAGGCGTTGTATTAATACCAGTAGAAGTAATTTGATAAGCATAGAAATCAGCTGTACTTCTTTTAAAGGCTACCAACCAATAGGTCTTACACCCTTCGGTGATCACCATACCTTCTGAGAAGCCACTATCTATTGGAATATACTTTTGCCCAGCAATAACATCTCCAAGCCCACCATCAAGGGTCATGTCTATTACAGAATAAGAGAGCCTACCATTAGTTCCATAGGCCGACATGGTAAAGACGAAGAACTTATTCGTATCATTTACATAAGGGGCTATATGCACACCTTGCGCACAAGTACCCGCATTATCAGTACCTATACCATTACCATTGGGCATGGCAGTAAAGTTTCTGTTGTAAGCTACGGCTGTGCTGGTATAAAATAATAATGCACCAGTAGTTCTATGACTTACTGCGGCTACGCCTTCGTTAGTTCTTATATTAGAAACAAATGGGGCTAACGTACCACCATTAAAACTGACACCGGCATTGTTACCAAAACACCAGTTGTTATTTTGCATTTGTGCAGTACTGCTATTGAGGGAAAATAGAACAAGTACTATGATGGACAGTAGGCGCATAGAGCTTAAGATTGTACTCTTAAATTACGACTATATTCTCATATAGAATTATTCATTTATTACAATTTAATCCTGTTTTAGCTAATAGTTAATAAAATAAAAACAAACTGTAACCAGCCTATCGAAGCAAGAGTAAAGTACCTTTCATCAATTCCTTTTCCTTCAAATACTTATACGATATCAGGTAGTAATAAGTGCCTACTTCGGCAGGAGTACCTTTATAGTTTCCATCCCATCCCTTAGTAGCGTCATCGGTAAAGAAAACCACCTCGCCCCATCTGTTGATGATTCGTAGCTCATAGTCGGTTACAGTATTGATATCGCCTACCATTCGAGCGAGGTCATTTCTACCATCGTAGTTGGGTGTAAAAACACTTGGAAAGAAGAAATGGCAATTGCGCTCAGTGATATTTATGGTATCGGTTACTGTTTTACATTGGTTGCTGACCGACAAATGATAGGTACCCGGTCCTTTTACAGTATAAGTAGTTGAAGCACTTCCATCCTGCCACAAATATTTATCAGTAGGCTCTGCTACAACTGTTTTAGGCAAGGCAAGCTCATCCCCTTTACATAGTTGTTGGTCGGCACCTAAGTCTACTTTCACATCTGGGTAGTGCGCTATGCTGGCATAGGAGGTATCGGTACAGCCTAGATAATTTACTATTAATTGGTAGATATCTTTTGCCCCTACTTTTAAGCTAGGTGCTGTACTACCATTACTCCATTTGTACGTTGCACTAGCAGGCAAGGTATTGGTAGTTAGCAATACAGAGTCTCCTTTGCAAATAGTAGTATCACCACCAGACACCATTACCGATAGGGTTTCTACCTGTACGTTTATAGTATCCGTATGGCGCACGCATTTATTATTGGTGCGCACCCAGTAGGTACCCGACTGGCTTACCTGATAGGTACTACCTCCTCTACCATCTTGCCATGTATGGCCGCCATTGCTAGTAGACGAACGTAACATCATAGGCGCTTGCAAACACACGGTTGTATCTTTACTCGAGGTAGTATGTCCTACATCTCCGCTACCGCCAGCATACATTACGGGTTGTGGCATGGTCAGCCCCGTTTCTCCGCTGGGCATGGTTATCGCATCTACGGTATAGACACAGTTGGGATAGCGGGCATTGCTATTGCTTATCCTATCCAAGCCTTTCCCTTTATACTTACTTATGTAAATATTACTATCAGGCCCCATTTGCAAGCCACCAAGTGTAGCCAACATTACTCCGTTAATCACCTTTCTCGACCCTTTGATGGTAGGCGCATCGGGCAGCGTGATATCGAATTGTAATATCTCCACATCTATATAATTGCAACTATACAGCAACTCACTATTAGGAGAAAACTCGCAACCATAAAGGCTGGCTCTTTCCAGATTATCGATCACGATACCATTGCTTATTCTACCGGTGTATATATCAAAATCGTGCACGGCTAAATAGCTATTGCCACCATCATACTGCCTAGCACTTATAGCAGCAAGTGCTATCTTTTTTCTATTGGGCGATATCTTTAAGGCAGCAGTATTAATAGCCGTGTTCACATACCCTACTGTAGAAATAGTTGCTGCGGTATCCAAGCCATCTTTAGTGATCTCGTAAGCATAGAAATCGTGGCTATCTTTTTTTAAGGCGATCAACCACAATCTGTTGCATTTCTCCTGCTCTACAACAGTCATGGCCTCGGTAAAATCGTTGGCTAAAAAAATATTCTTCTGTCCTGTCACAACATCGCCCAGACCTCCGTTCAGTGTTTTGTCTACTACAGTATAGCTAAGCGTACCATTAAAACTATGACCCGATATAGTAAAGAGGTAATATTTATTGGTATCATTCACAAAGGGTACAATAACCACGCCTTGCTCAGAAGAGCGTGTAGTATCGTCTCCTACACCTTTACCATTGGGAGTAATATTGTGGTTGGCATCGTAGAGGTTCACCCCATCAGTATAAAACAACAATGCTCCTGTTTTCCTGTCGGACACACTAGCTGCCGCCTCTACACTCTGCATACTGGTAGTGATGCCTACAGGTGGACTACTATTGAATGACACCCCGACTCCAAAACCCATAGCCCACACATTGTTTTGCTGCTGGGCATGAACCATACCACAGACCAACAATAACATAAAAACCAGGGGCGTGCTTCGCATAATGTACTGTTACCCTTGCAAGATACCCTACTTACTGCATAAATTAATTGCCTTGTTGTAATGACATTGTCATAACGCTGTAAGACAAGAGCCTTCCTTATATTATAACATAGTAGTCCAAATGAGTATATTTAGCTTATGAAAAGGTTGATACTATTAATACTCCCCACAATGCTACTAGCTGCCTGCGGCAACACCGGCGCAGAGCAAGACACAAACATTGATGCTGAACAAACAGAGGAAATGACCTCAGTAACCCATGCTGAAGATGAATATGGCATGAGCTACG
Protein-coding sequences here:
- a CDS encoding gliding motility-associated C-terminal domain-containing protein, whose amino-acid sequence is MRLILLFTILLFSTVATAQKQNNNWCFGRNAGVSFNTSPPSSFVSNIITNEGVAAISDRTTGTLIFYASTANVYNKNFAIMPNGTGVGVDNAGTCAQGVHIAPFVNDTNKYYVFTLGAMGTNGRLSYSVVDMTLDGGLGDVVAGQKYIPIDSGFAEAMVITEGCGSYWLITYKRGSADHYAYKITSAGINTVPVISTTTYTERTLGIVTMKVSPDRKKLGIASWNGTPSSFLALHDFSPQTGQLTNGQIIDTRAGSEFYGCEFSPNSLRLYVSGYSSRTIYQYDLTQSSPSAIKASKKAVVPSTGTLGALQLAPDSNIYAAIVGSAGLGRISNANTLAPGCVYTAAAIPISATTTTNLGLPQAVVHSISGDDVLITSRDTSICLEQPIVLYGRAGRSAYEWQDGSTQDSFIVNTEGKYWVRSPDVCDFVSDTINVISKRDTTRSSSDTFLCNATSAITLSASVIKNNATYLWNTGSTSEKITINSAGKYWVATTELCDVIIDSIEVDILDIKVNVALADTTICRGDTILISGSATPTFAFLEWSNGSTQPVIKAYAEGKYILTASHAGCTTSDEVYVSYYPNISIELGESREICDDQVIILPEMVTSSEYDIYLWQDGSTNRKYSVTKAGTYYVQVSNRCQTVTDTITITTRNCKLFFPTAFTPNRDGRNDIARFIGDITNVKEYTLRIYNRWGEQVYTTIDISQGWDGTYKGIPAELGTYYYVIKYFHLGEDRLLKGDLLLIR
- a CDS encoding gliding motility-associated C-terminal domain-containing protein; this translates as MRLLSIIVLVLFSLNSSTAQMQNNNWCFGNNAGVSFNGGTLAPFVSNIRTNEGVAAVSHRTTGALLFYTSTAVAYNRNFTAMPNGNGIGTDNAGTCAQGVHIAPYVNDTNKFFVFTMSAYGTNGRLSYSVIDMTLDGGLGDVIAGQKYIPIDSGFSEGMVITEGCKTYWLVAFKRSTADFYAYQITSTGINTTPVISNTAYAYRTAGLATMKVSPDRTTLGIVSYHGTPGTYVGIHDFNPVTGTVTNGRVIDSGNPAGFYSCEFSPNSKLLYVAAFGDRNIYQYDLSQATTAAIAASKQTVNSGGNVNVGTLQIGPDSNIYAATRTSSLARISNPNGVVPNCVYTANVVTAITGTAVTLGLPQAVVHPIGSGGVGNFITSRDTLVCLKQPIVLYGRSGQTSYEWQDGSTGNTLSVSAEGTYWVRSPDTCGFFTDTVIVKNKRDTVSTTIDTMMCNRSSIEIRPSKNVANATYLWNTGSTDNKLTITQTGNYFVTTTEICDVTIDSFNVEALAVQVNVLQADTTICYGDTLLLSATVNPSVAKLKWNTEDTTLTTKASAAGRYRLEANFDGCIGYGDVYVENFPRISIELGPNREICADEPILLPEIATSEQTDVYLWQDGSTDRKFRVKEAGVYYVTVSNHCQTIRDTVTVTVRNCRLFFPDAFTPNGDGKNDIARFLGDLAYVTEYELHIFNRWGEEVFASNDIKAGWDGTHKGEPAVVDTYYYYIKYKYHGKDQIWKDNLILVR
- a CDS encoding gliding motility-associated C-terminal domain-containing protein, translated to MRSTPLVFMLLLVCGMVHAQQQNNVWAMGFGVGVSFNSSPPVGITTSMQSVEAAASVSDRKTGALLFYTDGVNLYDANHNITPNGKGVGDDTTRSSEQGVVIVPFVNDTNKYYLFTISGHSFNGTLSYTVVDKTLNGGLGDVVTGQKNIFLANDFTEAMTVVEQEKCNRLWLIALKKDSHDFYAYEITKDGLDTAATISTVGYVNTAINTAALKISPNRKKIALAAISARQYDGGNSYLAVHDFDIYTGRISNGIVIDNLERASLYGCEFSPNSELLYSCNYIDVEILQFDITLPDAPTIKGSRKVINGVMLATLGGLQMGPDSNIYISKYKGKGLDRISNSNARYPNCVYTVDAITMPSGETGLTMPQPVMYAGGSGDVGHTTSSKDTTVCLQAPMMLRSSTSNGGHTWQDGRGGSTYQVSQSGTYWVRTNNKCVRHTDTINVQVETLSVMVSGGDTTICKGDSVLLTTNTLPASATYKWSNGSTAPSLKVGAKDIYQLIVNYLGCTDTSYASIAHYPDVKVDLGADQQLCKGDELALPKTVVAEPTDKYLWQDGSASTTYTVKGPGTYHLSVSNQCKTVTDTINITERNCHFFFPSVFTPNYDGRNDLARMVGDINTVTDYELRIINRWGEVVFFTDDATKGWDGNYKGTPAEVGTYYYLISYKYLKEKELMKGTLLLLR